One Bacteroides sp. genomic region harbors:
- a CDS encoding ATP-binding protein, which yields MARKQTTQKEQNEKLELDFSSGQNTPDLLSLIESITWSAEEIRLEFKMMAEQSAITTLADFLSVTRDQAVLFAVITEMSLQQNVTMDMLARFMNCKMVRMMAILDNLEALEQRLLIKRIGGADKRREAFSQLAFTVPNHVLEVLRKADNSLLGKKSPLTFPALLDQLKLALNDREDDIISVEQFLHECEDLIRQGENIPYVHFLNGKLNKTSSKIVTMIIVLSCLNGKTENYPENFYEIVFSSIREQVEFNHLIQTGKHELLRSGVLEVSGSGHDARSLNLGSASQNLLFIDFPELFEQTVPAEGLMLHHKIAKKELHFDPEINDRISDLERLLGVEEFSRYRERAKILGISHGITAIFYGSPGTGKTELALQIARKTRRNLMMVDLSETRSMWFGESEKNVRRIFENYRDALKTSPTEPILFINEADGLFSRRLDIGRGSHSISHTQNLIQNILLQELEDFKGILIATTNLTGNLDKAFERRFLLKIDFPRPGSGVRQQIWLSKLPELSPEMALTLAERFDFTGGQIENQVRQLLMKRVLNEDLDLFETLLQTCEQETGFTDRKPIGFNG from the coding sequence ATGGCCCGTAAACAAACCACTCAAAAAGAACAAAATGAAAAGCTGGAGCTGGATTTTTCATCCGGTCAAAACACCCCCGATCTGCTGTCGCTGATCGAATCCATCACCTGGAGCGCCGAAGAGATCCGACTTGAATTCAAGATGATGGCTGAGCAGAGCGCCATCACCACCCTGGCCGACTTCCTTTCCGTCACCCGCGATCAGGCCGTCCTCTTTGCCGTCATTACCGAGATGAGTCTGCAACAAAACGTCACCATGGACATGCTGGCCCGTTTTATGAATTGCAAGATGGTCCGGATGATGGCCATCCTCGACAACCTGGAAGCCCTGGAACAACGTTTACTGATCAAGCGTATCGGGGGCGCCGACAAACGCAGGGAGGCCTTCAGCCAACTGGCATTTACCGTTCCGAACCACGTCCTGGAAGTCCTTCGCAAAGCCGACAACAGCCTGCTGGGAAAAAAGTCCCCCTTAACTTTCCCTGCTCTGCTCGACCAGCTGAAGCTGGCCCTCAACGACCGCGAAGACGACATCATCTCCGTGGAGCAGTTCCTGCACGAATGTGAAGACTTGATCAGGCAGGGCGAGAACATCCCCTATGTGCATTTTCTCAATGGCAAGCTCAACAAGACCAGCAGCAAGATCGTGACGATGATCATTGTCCTGTCCTGCCTGAACGGGAAAACCGAAAATTACCCTGAAAACTTTTACGAGATCGTTTTCAGCAGCATCCGCGAACAGGTCGAGTTCAACCACCTCATTCAAACCGGTAAGCACGAGCTCTTGCGATCCGGGGTACTGGAAGTGAGCGGCTCCGGCCACGATGCCCGCAGCCTGAACCTGGGCAGTGCCTCACAAAACCTGCTGTTCATCGACTTCCCCGAGCTCTTTGAGCAGACCGTCCCTGCCGAGGGGCTGATGCTCCACCACAAGATCGCCAAAAAAGAACTGCACTTCGACCCTGAGATCAACGACCGCATCAGCGACCTGGAGCGGCTGCTGGGGGTTGAGGAGTTCAGCCGTTACAGGGAAAGGGCCAAAATCCTTGGCATCAGCCACGGCATCACCGCCATTTTTTATGGCTCGCCGGGAACAGGCAAAACCGAACTGGCCCTTCAGATCGCCCGCAAGACCCGCCGCAACCTGATGATGGTTGACCTGAGCGAGACCCGCAGCATGTGGTTTGGCGAAAGCGAAAAAAACGTCAGGCGCATCTTTGAAAACTACCGCGACGCGCTCAAGACCTCCCCCACCGAGCCCATCCTCTTCATCAACGAGGCCGATGGCCTGTTCTCGCGCCGGCTCGACATCGGCCGGGGATCTCATAGCATATCGCACACCCAGAACCTCATCCAGAACATCCTGCTGCAGGAACTCGAGGACTTCAAAGGCATCCTCATCGCCACCACCAACCTCACCGGCAACCTCGACAAGGCCTTTGAGCGCCGCTTCCTGCTTAAAATCGACTTCCCCCGCCCAGGCAGCGGCGTTCGCCAGCAGATCTGGCTCAGCAAGCTGCCCGAGCTAAGCCCCGAAATGGCCCTTACCCTGGCCGAACGCTTCGACTTTACCGGCGGACAAATTGAAAACCAGGTCAGGCAACTCCTTATGAAACGGGTCCTCAACGAAGACCTCGACCTCTTCGAAA